One Leishmania infantum JPCM5 genome chromosome 26 genomic window carries:
- the putative ABCB2 gene encoding ATP-binding cassette protein subfamily B, member 2, which produces MSADKKAKAKQAIQDAKAAVSEKLRGQVPILTLLRYRASSEWFAVVVGSIAAFCAGGSTPLFMYFFGRMTNSAYDDEAAPEVTRSFAMLMVCIGILSMVLVFIKTATYQVTATRLVGRIKCAYFSAVVNQDIGWHDKRKPGELISRLTGDTRVILNGVNDRFASWIENLGTGLIGIVFAFIASWELTLLIMGSLPLIAVAVYFLTAASSRHVAVTRKQYAVASAIAQEVMQNIKTVQSFNREMHEAERFSETIVGSRKAGIKKEFLVAMAGGSVMGIMLCVIGLAFILAAYLVHSGRTDVGSVSAAFLTVMYGAMGLGQVFPALISFVEARTAAYPIFATIDEQPTIDLHGPGREATFCRCIEVKDVTFAYPTRPDQLIFSGLSATIRKGEKVAFSGSTGCGKSTIISLIQRFYDPMEGAVTVDGQDLRDLDLRSWRKRIGIVSQEPNLFSGSVLDNVRMGRRSATLEEVVTACKQARIHDTILALPRGYDTSVGSLGSQLSGGQKQRLAIARAVVRGADILLLDEATSALDRKSEVEVQRAIDDLTEHSKMTVITIAHRMATISNMDCIYFLDGSRDGGSCIVECGTYDELIRMNGRFASMVMMQNPSTGNLRTVVHDTSFYLYPGALDKITGGSVSTEDSYSSNDSWDSNCNGFYEDDDRWSQYSHVHDVPFIHRTDWEERKTSVSMWRIMKMTKSRWWAIALGFLGSIITAIVFPCVSLMITQLINTLGTYRLSQDTTHMQRQIALYVILLILLGAVYFLGSVLTGFYGYVGEYLTCELRTILFQQILRQDQTFFDMPRRDPGALAALLSGDCESVHQLYGPTLGSRLRSVCAFAGGIAIGLTMEWKVALVCLATMPLFVGSIIAQQVFFADSQSVRESGIDTVVSEALGSIRTVTSFNMQDRMIKEYKRTINVAEQTAERRAVLVSILAGATEITLMGSMALSFWYGGTLIERGETHFSNVLVAAMAVTMGSTLAGAEAGSFATKLRDARLSSNRVFSVIDRVPAVDSYEYGKVNFEEQIGVEFHHVGFTYPAREGVKVLNDVSLKFQAGSSNGLMGQTGCGKSTIVQILARFYPISTGKVLINGEDLSSLDLVTWRDQLSIVLQEPSLFSGTIRDNIKYSLPDATEEEVIEAAKIACIHDDIMNMEKGYDTEVGYRGQQLSGGQKQRVAIARGVLRCPKLLLLDEATSALDNITEVRVQRNLDEFQRRFGVTTVAIAHRLATIRHSNQIVLLDSGKIIEQGTHEQLLAQDGEYKSRWELAHT; this is translated from the coding sequence ATGTCCGCCGATAAAAAGGCGAAGGCCAAGCAAGCCATCCAGGATGCGAAGGCAGCAGTGTCCGAGAAGCTAAGGGGTCAGGTGCCCATTTTAACCCTCCTGCGGTATCGCGCTTCCAGCGAGTGGTTTGCCGTCGTTGTCGGGAGCATTGCCGCCTTCTGCGCGGGCGGCTCCACGCCGCTTTTCATGTACTTTTTCGGACGGATGACGAACAGCGCGTACGACGACGAAGCCGCGCCGGAGGTGACGCGCAGCTTTGCGATGTTGATGGTGTGCATCGGCATTCTTTCCATGGTGCTTGTCTTCATTAAGACTGCCACGTACCAAGTGACCGCGACGCGCCTGGTCGGCCGCATCAAGTGCGCCTACTTCTCCGCTGTCGTCAACCAGGACATCGGCTGGCATGACAAGCGCAAGCCCGGCGAGCTCATTTCTCGCCTGACTGGAGACACGCGTGTCATCCTCAACGGCGTTAACGACCGCTTTGCCAGCTGGATCGAGAACCTCGGCACCGGCCTCATCGGCATCGTTTTTGCGTTCATCGCGAGCTGGGAGCTGACGCTCCTCATCATGGGTTCACTCCCGCTCatcgcggtggcggtgtaCTTTCTCACCGCCGCGTCCTCCCGCCACGTTGCTGTGACGCGCAAGCAGTATGCGGTGGCGAGCGCCATTGCGCAGGAAGTCATGCAGAACATCAAGACAGTGCAGAGCTTCAACCGCGAGATgcacgaggcggagcgcttCTCAGAAACGATAGTGGGCTCGCGCAAGGCCGGCATCAAGAAGGAGTTTCTTGTGGCGATGGCCGGCGGCTCCGTGATGGGCATCATGCTCTGCGTCATTGGGCTCGCCTTCATCCTTGCTGCGTACCTTGTCCACAGCGGCCGCACCGACGTTGGCTCCGTCTCGGCGGCCTTTCTGACTGTGATGTACGGCGCCATGGGTCTCGGGCAGGTGTTCCCAGCCCTCATCTCCTTTGTggaggcgcgcacagcagcgtaCCCAATCTTTGCGACTATCGATGAGCAACCGACGATTGACCTGCACGGGCCTGGCAGGGAGGCGACGTTTTGCCGGTGCATTGAGGTGAAGGATGTCACCTTCGCCTACCCGACGCGTCCAGACCAGCTCATCTTTAGCGGCTTGAGCGCCACGATTAGGAAGGGCGAGAAGGTCGCCTTCTCTGGTTCGACAGGATGCGGCAAGTCAACGATCATCAGCCTCATCCAGCGCTTCTACGACCCCATGGAGGGTGCCGTCACCGTGGATGGGCAGGATCTCCGCGACTTGGACCTCAGGTCGTGGCGCAAGCGCATCGGCATCGTGTCGCAAGAGCCCAACTTGTTCTCCGGCTCCGTTCTCGACAACGTCCGCAtggggcggcgcagcgccaccctTGAGGAGGTTGTGACGGCATGTAAGCAGGCCCGCATTCACGACACGATACTGGCCCTGCCACGCGGCTACGACACCAGCGTTGGTTCTCTGGGCAGCCAGCTGAGCGGTGGGCAAAAGCAGCGTCTCGCCATCGCCCGGGCCGTCGTGCGCGGTGCCGACATCCTGCTCCTGGACGAGGCGACCAGCGCGCTGGACCGAAAGTCCGAggtggaggtgcagcgcgccaTAGACGATCTTACGGAGCATAGCAAAATGACAGTGATCACGATTGCGCATCGAATGGCTACCATCTCGAACATGGACTGCATCTACTTCCTCGATGGCtcgcgcgacggcggcagctgcattGTTGAGTGCGGTACCTATGACGAGCTCATCCGCATGAACGGCCGCTTTGCCTCGATGGTCATGATGCAGAACCCTTCCACGGGAAACTTGCGTACTGTGGTACACGACACGAGCTTCTACCTCTACCCAGGAGCCCTCGACAAAATTacaggcggcagcgtctcAACCGAAGACAGTtacagcagcaacgactCCTGGGACTCCAACTGCAACGGCTTCTACGAGGATGACGACCGGTGGAGCCAGTATTCCCACGTCCACGACGTCCCCTTCATCCACCGCACCGATTGGGAGGAGCGAAAGACGAGCGTGTCGATGTGGCGCATTATGAAAATGACGAAGAGTCGCTGGTGGGCGATTGCGCTGGGGTTTCTGGGCTCCATCATCACAGCTATCGTCTTCCCTTGTGTCAGTCTCATGATTACCCAGCTCATCAACACTCTCGGCACCTACCGCCTGTCGCAAGACACAACGCACATGCAGCGACAGATAGCCTTGTACGTGATTCTGCTGATTCTTTTGGGCGCTGTCTACTTCCTCGGGAGTGTGCTTACGGGCTTCTACGGCTACGTCGGTGAGTACCTGACCTGTGAGCTGCGCACGATCCTGTTCCAGCAGATTCTTCGACAGGACCAAACCTTCTTTGACATGCCTCGCCGCGACCCTGGTGCGTTGGCGGCCCTTCTCTCTGGCGACTGTGAGTCGGTGCACCAGCTTTACGGCCCTACCCTCGGCTCCCGCCTCCGGTCTGTCTGCGCGTTCGCCGGCGGTATTGCCATCGGCCTCACAATGGAGTGGAAGGTGGCGCTCGTGTGCCTGGCCACTATGCCGCTCTTTGTTGGCAGCATCATCGCGCAGCAAGTCTTCTTTGCCGACTCTCAAAGTGTTCGCGAGAGTGGCATCGACACGGTGGTGAGCGAAGCCCTCGGCTCGATTCGCACTGTCACCTCCTTCAACATGCAGGATCGAATGATCAAGGAGTACAAGCGCACCATCAACGTCGCGGAGCAGACCgccgagcgccgcgccgttCTCGTCAGCATCCTCGCCGGTGCGACGGAGATCACACTGATGGGTTCGATGgctctttctttttggtACGGTGGCACCCTCATTGAGAGGGGCGAGACGCACTTCAGCAACGTGTTGGTCGCTGCCATGGCCGTCACCATGGGCTCGACGCTGGCGGGGGCGGAGGCAGGCAGCTTCGCGACAAAGTTGCGCGATGCGCGGCTGTCGTCGAACCGTGTCTTCTCCGTCATTGACCGTGTACCGGCGGTAGACAGTTATGAGTACGGCAAGGTCAATTTTGAGGAGCAGATAGGCGTCGAATTCCACCACGTCGGCTTTACGTACCCAGCGCGGGAGGGGGTGAAGGTGCTCAACGACGTCTCTCTCAAGTTTCAGGCAGGTTCGTCGAACGGCCTCATGGGACAGACCGGCTGCGGCAAGTCGACCATTGTGCAGATTCTGGCCCGCTTCTACCCGATCTCGACGGGCAAGGTGCTCATCAACGGTGAAGATCTCAGCTCCCTCGACCTCGTCACGTGGCGCGACCAGCTCAGCATTGTATTACAGGAGCCCTCGCTGTTCAGCGGCACCATTCGTGACAACATCAAGTACTCTCTGCCGGACGccacagaggaggaggtcaTTGAGGCGGCAAAGATTGCCTGCATCCACGACGACATCATGAACATGGAGAAGGGCTACGACACGGAGGTGGGCTACCGGGGCCAGCAGCTCAGCGGCgggcagaagcagcgcgtgGCCATCGCCAGAGGCGTTCTTCGCTGCCCGAAGCTGTTGCTGCTCGATGAGGCTACCAGCGCCCTCGATAACATAACAGAGGTGCGGGTGCAGCGCAACCTGGACGAGTTCCAGCGGCGGTTCGGCGTCACCACGGTCGCCATCGCCCATCGCTTGGCGACCATCCGCCACAGTAACCAGATTGTGCTGTTGGACAGTGGCAAGATCATCGAGCAGGGCACACACGAACAACTCCTGGCGCAGGACGGTGAGTACAAATCTCGATGGGAGCTAGCCCACACGTGA
- a CDS encoding 6-phosphogluconolactonase encodes MSSFAPNVKVCEDISHISSAARDIILAAIDARVDKSAPVVLALSGGSTPKRLYEELHEKDLALLQQHAVQFILGDERLVATDDEQSNFSMATKALLRDVPSSDVIAIDPSAALATSKDEKGGIDGAWVVAQDYEMKLRNGIPCTQVNGTDMPVPVVDIMLLGFGADGHTASIFPDSVAATDEDHIVSVSFPSPTMNPKVWRVTLSKTVIQNAKHVVVLACGKDKNWVVHGVLAEAPSGPLPVSRFLRDCRGSVTMLLDAGSGEGLSA; translated from the coding sequence ATGAGTTCCTTTGCACCCAACGTGAAGGTTTGCGAGGACATTTCCCACATAAGTTCCGCCGCGCGCGACATCATCCTCGCCGCTATCGACGCGCGCGTAGACAAGTCTGCACCCGTTGTGCTGGCGCTGTCTGGAGGCTCTACCCCTAAGCGGCTGTACGAGGAGCTTCACGAAAAGGATCTggctctgctgcagcagcacgcggtgCAGTTCATTCTGGGCGATGAGCGCCTCGTCGCGACAGACGACGAGCAGAGCAACTTCTCCATGGCGACGAAAGCACTGCTACGTGATGTGCCAAGCAGCGATGTCATCGCAATCGACCcgagcgccgcgctggcgacgtCCAAGGACGAGAAGGGTGGTATTGACGGCGCTTGGGTCGTCGCACAGGATTATGAGATGAAGCTCCGGAATGGCATACCATGCACACAAGTAAATGGTACAGATATGCCTGTTCCTGTGGTGGATATTATGCTTCTCGGATTCGGCGCAGACGGGCATACGGCCTCCATCTTTCCGGACTCTGTGGCAGCCACGGATGAAGACCACATCGTCTCGGTCAGCTTTCCCAGCCCGACCATGAACCCCAAGGTCTGGCGTGTCACGCTCTCAAAGACTGTGATTCAGAACGCCAAGCACGTTGTCGTGCTCGCCTGCGGCAAGGACAAAAACTGGGTCGTGCACGGTGTGCTCGCCGAGGCGCCGTCGGGTCCTCTGCCGGTATCGCGGTTTCTGAGAGACTGCCGCGGGTCGGTCACGATGCTTCTCGATGCCGGCTCTGGCGAGGGCCTCTCTGCATAG
- a CDS encoding putative glutamate 5-kinase: protein MADILKSVKRIVVKVGSSILVDNQEIAAHRIEALCQFIADLQTKYEVILVTSGAVAAGYTKKEMDKSYVPNKQALASMGQPLLMHMYYTELQKHGILCAQMLLAAYDLDSRKRTINAHNTIEVLISHKVIPIINENDATALDELVFGDNDRLSALVAHHFKADLLVILSDIDGYYTENPRTSTNATIRSVVHELSPDDLVAEATPNNRFATGGIVTKLQAAQFLLERGGKMYLSSGFHLEKARQFLLGGSHEIGTLFYSRVSS from the coding sequence ATGGCGGACATCTTGAAGTCGGTGAAGCGCATCGTGGTAAAGGTGGGCTCCTCGATCCTTGTGGACAATCAGGAGATCGCCGCGCACCGGATCGAGGCGCTATGCCAGTTTATCGCCGACCTTCAGACCAAGTACGAAGTGATCCTTGTCACATCCGGCGCAGTCGCCGCGGGGTACACGAAAAAAGAGATGGATAAGTCATATGTGCCGAATAAGCAGGCACTCGCGTCGATGGGGCAGCCACTGCTCATGCACATGTACTACACCGAGCTGCAAAAGCACGGCATCCTGTGCGCTCAGATGCTGCTTGCTGCCTATGATCTCGACTCGCGGAAGCGTACTATCAACGCCCATAATACCATTGAGGTGCTCATCAGCCACAAGGTGATCCCGATCATCAACGAAAACGATGCGACGGCGCTTGACGAGCTGGTCTTTGGCGACAATGACCGTCTGTCCGCGCTAGTTGCGCACCACTTCAAGGCCGACCTACTTGTCATTCTCAGCGACATCGACGGCTACTACACCGAAAATCCACGCACTTCCACGAATGCCACGATACGCTCTGTCGTCCACGAACTTAGCCCTGACGATCTTGTGGCAGAGGCCACCCCGAACAATCGGTTCGCGACGGGTGGGATCGTGACGAAGCTGCAGGCTGCTCAATTCCTCCTGGAAAGGGGAGGAAAAATGTACCTCTCGAGCGGATTCCACCTAGAGAAGGCACGCCAGTTCCTTCTCGGCGGCTCGCACGAGATCGGCACACTGTTTTATTCGAGAGTTTCATCTTGA